The genomic interval GCAGCAGAGCACCCACTGCCAAGCCCTGAGCTTGGCCGGGTTCCCAAGTGTGAGGAGAGGGGATGGGCCCACAGGGGGACACAGAGGGTGATGGGAGGAACGTGGAGGCTGTGGGAGACTGGCCTTCCTGTGCCGAGTGGGTGGAGGAGGCAGCCAGCAGAGAACAGCACCCAGGACCTGTGGCCAGTGTGGGAGCCCAACCTTGGTGATGCCCCCAGGGCTGGAACCTGGAGGTGAAGATGCTGGGGGGCGAGGAGCACCATGTGTCCCTGAGTGACTCcacaatgctgttggaactgaagcaGCAGATTTTCCAGAAGACTGGAGTGCCTGCCTTCCAGCAGCACCTGGCCCTGCCCAGTGGCCCCGTGCTGCAGGACAGGGTCCCTCTCATCAGCCAGGGCTTGACCTCTGGCAGCACAGTCCTGCTGATGGTGCAGAACTGTGACAGCCCCCTGAGCATCCTGGTGAGGACCGACAAGGGCTGCATCAGACCCTACAGCATCAGGCTGACGCAGAAGGTGGCAGAGCTCAAGTGGCAGGTGGGCCAGCAGGAGCACATCCAGGAAGATCTGTTCTGGCTGAGCTTCGAGGGGAGGCCCATGGAAGACTCTTAGCTGCTGGGGGAGTATGGACTCACCCCTCAGAGCACTGTGTTTCTGAACCTGCGCCTGCGCGGGGGTGGGGCCTAGAAGAAGAGAGGAGCCCCAACCAGGATCAAGTGCTAGGAATAAAGATGATGTAAAGGACGAACTGCCTTCTGTCTGTCTGCCTGATCTCCCCCTCTCTGCTGATGAATTAGGAGGGACGAGGTTTGAGAgagaaccaggcctgggtgacagGCCTGGGCTAGAAGTCAAGGGACCAGGTGTCACAGAGCCTAGTGGTCTCCACTGTGACTCTTCTCCCAGAAATTGAAGGGAGACATACTTCCACGCCTCCTGGGGTCAAGGGGTCATATCTAAAGAATGATAAAGAGACACATTTGCTGGGGCTGCCTGGCCAGGctgagccacagactcacaatggCTCCACTTTCACATTTGGGTGGGCAGAATTAGGGAGGAACAGGTAAGGCCAGGTCAGGTTCCACAGACCACAGTGTGTGGCTCCATGGGATCAGCCCCTCCCAAAGCCCTGGAAGCAGTGAGGGTGGGTCCTTAGACCTGTGGGTGGGAGGGCAAGGGAGCCTGTTGCACAACACTGGGGGCTGCAACCTGCCCACCTGTTTTGTCCTGCCTGTAGTGAGGTGGGGATAGATTAAGGGGGCATGTGTATCCTCCAGAGCTATGCCTAATGAAGAGGCCAAGTGCAGCAGGCCAGGATTTGGTGGTTTACCCTGTCCACCAGGAGAGCATGTCCCAGACCTTCCCGGATGGGCCAATTCACTCCCTTCTCCCTGTCCCTGCTTCCCTCTTCTAGACTCCAGGTTCTCAGCCTACCCCTTGGCCACACCTAGTGCCCTCAAGGCCCCTCCCCCAGGCAGGTCCAGGCTGGAGGCTGCTGGCACCGGAGACTGCCTGTGTGGCTGGGGGAGGGGCTGCCTCCTTCCCACCCGGGTGCTGGTGCTGCTGGTGCTGCTGGTGCACCTGAGTGGGTCTGTCTTGTCTTTGGCTTCCCCGGGTTTCTGGGGCAGTTCTGGGATGGGTGGGGAATGCCCTGGATTCTGTGGGGTGATCTACCTTACACAGGCAAAGGAGGGCAGGATGGAAACAGCTCTTGGCTTTTTCCAGACCCACCCCATTCCCCTAATCCCCACCCAGAGAAGAGCCCCCCCCTTCCGTCCGCCCCACCCCCCACTGGAAGTGGAAAAGTCTGCTTTGAAGccagcctccctccctctcctgggCTGCCCCCATGGGTGCTAGAGGGAGTCCGTTCTGTTGGGGCCTGCCTGCACCTTCACAGCACCCCTGTGGGTGGGAAACTTCGCAGGGGGCTGCATTCAAGGTTAGAGGCCACCTACTCGGGACACCCACTCAGGTCAGAGGCCAACTTCCCAGGCCCAGAGGCTGAGGTGGAGAGACTGGAGGTCAAAATGGGGCTGTTCCCACACTGAAGGTTGCTCCTGCCAGCTCCCTGCCTCTCCCCACCTGGCTGTTCTGCTCCTCTCAGAAGGGCTGATCCCCCAAACCTAGATGATCAAAGCCTAACCCATGGCgacagggggtggggggcagCTTCCACTGTCTCCACTGTGGGACCCAGGCCAGCTGCTCACATCAGAGCTGGGGGGTGGGCTGGATGGGGTGGGAGCTGCCCTCCTGTCTCTGTCAGCTCTTCCCTATGGGGCTCCCCAGCTCTGAGGCCTTGCTGCAGTCACTATGGTAGCCTTGTCTAGCAGACTTGATCCTCCCAGGGAGAGTTCCCTCTGGGAAGAGGCCTCTGTCCCCTGAATGTTCTGCTGCTGGGCCGCAGGCTGGGGAAGGTCTCCTTGAAGCCTCCAGTAGAGAGGGACCCTCCCCAGTGAAGGGCCCCCTCCCTCCAGCTCAGATCCTGAGAACTTCCTGTGAGGAAGGCCCCCTGCAGGGGCTGCTAACAGCTGGACTGGGAAAGGGGGATTTCCTCTCCCAGGCTTCCCTGCACACACACCCCACTCCATGGAGTGGAAGCGTGGGAGAGGGAGCAGAGCTGCTCACCAGCAGGCTGGTTCCAGCTGTGCTGGTGTGTGCCTGGGGCCGACCTGTGTGCAGTCGTTCTGTACTTTCCACTGGCCTGGCTGGCAGTGGTGGTTCCTGATGCTCTGTCACAGTGGAGAGAGGTGGAACCCATCTCCAGAGGCCCAGGGTCGGACTCCCTCCCAGATCTGCACCTGAGAAGATAGTGTCCCTGGGCTCAGCCTGGGAGGAGGACGCTCAAGTCTTGGCAGTGGGCGCCCTCTGCCTGGGTCTGAGAGGCCTCTGTCTTCATGCACATGTATCACCTCTGCTCGCTCCTTATGGTCCAGTCTGTCCCTTTGCCCTGTCCAGCTGGGCCTTGTGCCTGCCAGGAGCCCAGCACCTTTACCTGGGGGCTCTGCCTGTGGGAGTAGCTGAGGTGGTGAGATGCAGGGCATGCTTGGTGGGGCTGCAGTGAGGACAGTCCCTCAGGGCCTGCCTGACCCTGAGGCTGATGCAGACACTTCCCCTCCCCACACAGCCAGACAGGGTGCAGAGCAGTCAGGCCTGAGGTTGGCCTGAACCCTCCCTACCCTTCCCTTGGCCACACACGCTGGGCCCTTGGAGAAGCAGCCTGGCCTGTGGGGCATCGTGCTCACAGGTGTGAGGTCCCAGTGCAATCTGGGGAGAGTGAGCACTGATACTCAGGGAAGCAGCGAACAGCAACTGCACCCTGCGCCTTGGATGAGGGTGGGAGAAAGGTGCCATCAGCATGGGGAGgacagaggacagaaagccagCCATGCTTCCAGGACCCCCTGGCTGGGAGAACAAGCCAATCCTCCTCCTTTTCACCTGACTGACCTCCTCTGCTGATCCTGCACTCCTTCATGAGGAAGCTCCTCCCTGACAGCCTCCACCAAAGCTCTCCCCTCTAGGGTCTGCCTCTGCCCTCTCCTTCCTGCACCTTTGGTCCTTTGTACCTCTCCCTTCCCTGTACATCCCAGTGCCCAGCTGGCCAGCACCTCCAGGAAGCTCCCTAAAGCTCAGCCCTTGGCCCTGGAGTGGTACCAGCCCTATTATGCCCACCTCCCCTGTGTCTGGTGCCTCTTGCCCAGCTCAGGACAGCTGGACTCTCAGAGGCATCGACCCACATCTGGGTTCCACCTATCTCCACACAGTCTCTTTCCTCCTGAAGATGGACAGGGCCTGGCTGAGTTGGGTTTGGAGCTGCCTGGGAGAGGAAGGGCATATTGTATAGTCCTTGCTCACCTGGCACCCCTGGTTGTTGTGGCAGAGTCCCAGGGTCGGACTCCCTCCCAGATATGCCCTGAGAAGCTGTTGGCCAGTGCCTGTTGCCCCTCCCACTGTCCCCGTTCCCCAGGCTTCACCACACTGGCCTCCTGCTCTCCTGCAGCTTCTTGAGCTAGTTCCCATCCTGGGCCTTGGCAGTTGCCTCTGTCTGGGGCTCTTCCTCTgaatctgtggaaaagccctcTTTCTGTCCCTGGGCTGTGTGCAGATGTCACCCCAGAGGCCACACTACTGTCTGGGCTGTTAGAAACTGCTACAACATAGCCTCCCTGAGGCTGTGCCTGGGACACTGAGCCCTGCCAGGGACGCAGACTGGCTGGTTAGGGCTCGTTTGTGATAGGGTGGGGCCAGCTGAGAAGTAAGGGGTGGGGTCAAGAACTGCAGGCTTCTGGAGTGTCGCTATTCTGTGTGCTAGCCCTctgtgcctctgtcccttaattttCACTTACTCACCACCCTGAATAGCAGGTTGTTCAGGGTGGTGAGTACCTGTTTGGGGACAGGTAAAGGGCACAGGCTTGACCCAGACACCTCCTGGCCTCACCTGGAGTTGGCAAGAGGAACCACAGAAGGCCAACCCTTGGTGACTGGCCTAGGCCCAGCAGGGACATCTTGCTGTGAAGCTCCCTATGTCTTCTGAGAGGGACAGGGAGGATGTGGCACAGCTTGAAACTGCATGAGGAGGCTGCAAGTGGTGTGGTGGGGAGCCAGGCTGACATATAGAGGCTCCCCTCTGAGCAGGGCACGTCTGGGCAAAGAAGCAAAAGGCCTCATCCTCCCTCTGAGGTCTGACGGTGCAGGTGCATCTGCAGATGGCAAGGGGGAGGCCCCTGTGATGGAGATAGTGTGTGCCTATGTGCGGCATGCTACCTTCTGACAGCCCCACCGTTAGGTCCCTTGGGCTCCCAGccatcccaccccaccccatcccaTCTTTTCCAAGGGAGCCCCACCCCCTCCAGAGCGGAGGTGGGATCATCTGCATGAGAATGGGCCAGCAGTTGCCTAGGGGCTGGACTTTCTACCCTTTCCAGGCCCATAGAATTACCTGGAAGTTCCCAACCAGATCTTAAGTGTGTACACAGGCTGTATGGGGTGGGTGTTAGTGTGTGCAGGCAGGTGGGGGCGTGTGACCCCAATGCTGCAGACTTGGAGGGTGGGAGTTCCTGCACGCCCCAGAGGAATGCTAGTGTGTGGGATTGCTGTTGCTGCGGGGGACTGTTTCCTGGCTCAGTATCCTGTTCATTCCCAGGGCATGGGCCTGCTGGGCTGCTCCAGGCTGAATGATTTTGTCTGAAGATCCCAAAATAGCTTTAGTAGCCTGAGCTCCCCTCCCCCTCGGTCCTGGTGCCTCAATGGCTCTTTGTCTCTCAAGACATCCTGCCCCTGCTGGGGGTGAAGACACTGACTGGGGCTTAGTGAGGCTGGGCTGCCAACCTTGTTCCCTTTCCTATTGGCTGATACCAAAGGACCCTAAGCCCCATTCCCAGTGTTGGCTTGGGCCATCTCGGgctcccatgtgagcatccaggCCAGCCTGTTGGCACTCCTTCAGGATCAGATCCCAGGGTCTCTGGGGGAGCCAGACTTTGCCAGGGGCTCCCACTACCACTCAGACACCCCTGCCCCCAGCCCCTCTACCCTATTCCTAGCTTCTTCCTGCAGAGCATACCTAGAATGTTCTTAGTGTTTCCTGAGGCTTGGCCTCTGGCACTTTCTGGGAGGCCCTCTGCCACCCAGCAGTgagaggcaaatgggaaagccCGCATGAGCCACTCTGGGTGCCCCACACCAAGTCTTCCATCGGCTTTCTGGCTCTAGGAGTCAGGCCCTGCCCTGGGCAGGAAGTTGCCAGCACCGCCTGGACACTTTTTAGTGTGTCATGGACAGTGTGAGGGGTCCAGAGGTGTTTGGGGCAGGAGCTCCCCAGAGCAGAAGTGAAGGTGGCCAGGGAATGAGACTTCTTGCAAAGTTTCATTAGAACAATGGGTTTCAGGGCCACAAGAGATGGGAAGGTCCCTAACACAGGTGATGGGCAGGGGTGACTCCCAAGTGAGTTGTGgcagtggaaggagtaggagcagagggacAGGGTGGAGTGCGAGTGCCAGGAGGCAGTCGGCAGGTTGGGGGCTCCAGCAGGCTACCTGTGGGATGGAGGCCATGTGGGGGTGGGGCCATTTCTGGGCCTGGGAAGGACTCATTCAAGGACTGGGCAGAAAAAGCCCCACAGACAGACCAGGGACTACGGGGAGGTGGGTGTGATCAGTGCTTTTTTCCCAAGGTGGACTGACATGAGCTCAAGTGACCACAAGGTGGCACTGGTAACTGTGGCAGCAGAAGTTTGGCTGGAAGGGAGACCTTCTGAGGGCATATAGAGCTGACAGCAGAGCATGTGGGTACCCCTGGGTGGTGCTATGGGGAGTGAGCACCAGGTTCTGGCAGGGTGCACAACCTGGCCTAGAGGAGGAGAACCCTAGTGCTGAAAGGACATGGCACTCGTGGAAGGTTGTGGGGTGGGGTGTGAGCAGGACCAGTGAAGGGTCGGGGCATGGGTGCTCAGAGATCTGTCCAGGGTAGTGAAGGTGTTAGCCAGGGAGGTGGTCACCTTGGCCTCAGGAGGACAGACGTGGCTAGTCAGGATGGCGTGGGGATCCAGGCTATGGGACCTCTCCAACCCATAGTGCCCCCAAGTTTGGAGGGAGCAGAAGTCGGGCCCGTGTGTAGATGCCCTACCATGGATCGGGGATTCCAGACTGGCTGCCTTCCTCTCCGGTTCGGAGTTCCAAGGGAGGCCGCTGGGGGGCCTCCCTTTTTGCATATGGCTTATTTGCTTGGGGctcatttgcatttttttctctttgcacCGAAGGGAGTTAAGGTTGCATTGATGATTTGAGGTGTTTGCTTCCAATTCATAGGGGAGAAGTGGGCAAAGCAAATTCTGGGCACGTCACTTTACACCAACACTCCTTCCACCTTGCACCCTACATGGGGACCCTTGCCCACACACATCAGGGTGGAGACATCAGAACAGACATATTTTCAGGCACACACAAACGAATCCCAGAACCCTAGAACCGGGTCCTATGTGCAGGGCCAAGCCCCCTATAGGTATGTTAAACCTTACTGCCCCGCCCTGCCCCGCAGGGCACCAGCCCAGCCTCTGCCTGCGACTCAGCCCCAGCTCCTATCACCCTTGCCCCAGTGAGGTTCCGGTTCTCATCTTTCTCGCTCCCCATCCCCGGGCCAGCACCGGCCTCCTCTCCAGCCACCTCGCC from Callospermophilus lateralis isolate mCalLat2 unplaced genomic scaffold, mCalLat2.hap1 Scaffold_182, whole genome shotgun sequence carries:
- the LOC143388659 gene encoding ubiquitin-like protein ISG15, with the protein product MGWNLEVKMLGGEEHHVSLSDSTMLLELKQQIFQKTGVPAFQQHLALPSGPVLQDRVPLISQGLTSGSTVLLMVQNCDSPLSILVRTDKGCIRPYSIRLTQKVAELKWQVGQQEHIQEDLFWLSFEGRPMEDS